Proteins encoded by one window of Ovis canadensis isolate MfBH-ARS-UI-01 breed Bighorn chromosome 14, ARS-UI_OviCan_v2, whole genome shotgun sequence:
- the SPTBN4 gene encoding spectrin beta chain, non-erythrocytic 4 isoform X2, producing MPAGSRSQENQLRAQQWLQKLHDQLGLQHFLRDCHELDGWIHEKMLMARDGTREDGHKLHKRWLRHQAFMAELAQNKEWLEKIEREGQQLMQEKPELAASVRKKLGEIRQCWAELESTTQAKARQLFEASKADQLVQSFAELDKKLLHMESQLQDVDPGGDLATVNSQLKKLQSMESQVEEWYREVGELQAQTAALPLEPASKELVGERQNAVGERLVRLLEPLQERRRLLLASKELHQVAHDLEDELAWVQERLPLAMQTERGSGLQAVQQYIKKNQGLRREIQAHGPRLEEVLERAGALASLRSPEAEAVRRGQEQLQGAWAGLREAAERRQQVLDAAFQVEQYYFDVAEVEAWLGEQELLMMSEDKGKDEQSTLQLLKKHLQLEQGVENYEESIAQLSRQCRALLEMGHPDSEQISRRQSQVDRLYVALKELGEERRVGLEQQYWLYQLSRQVDELEHWIAEKEVVAGSPELGQDFEHVTVLQEKFSEFASETGTAGRERLAAVNQMVDELIECGHTAAATMAEWKDGLNEAWAELLELMGTRAQLLAASRELHKFFSDARELQGQIEEKRRRLPRLTTPPEPRPSASSMQRTLRAFEHDLQLLVSQVRQLQEGAAQLRTVYAGEHAEAIASREQEVLQGWKELLAACEDARLHVSSTADALRFHNQARDLLSWMDGIAGQIGAADKPRCPSSHLGFPPCLRAATLSPSAVPFP from the exons ATGCCTGCTGGCTCCAG GAGCCAAGAAAATCAACTACGGGCCCAGCAATGGCTGCAGAAGCTACACGACCAGCTTGGGCTGCAGCACTTCCTCCGAGACTGCCACGAG CTGGATGGCTGGATCCATGAGAAGATGCTGATGGCGCGGGACGGCACACGGGAAGACGGCCACAAGCTGCACAAGCGATGGCTCCGGCACCAGGCATTCATGGCCGAGCTGGCTCAGAATAAGGAGTGGCTGGAGAAGATTGAGAGG GAGGGCCAGCAACTGATGCAGGAGAAACCAGAGCTGGCGGCCTCGGTGCGGAAGAAGCTGGGTGAGATCCGGCAGTGCTGGGCAGAGCTGGAGAGCACCACCCAGGCCAAGGCGAGGCAGCTCTTTGAGGCCAGCAAGGCCGACCAGCTGGTGCAGAGCTTCGCGGAGCTGGACAAGAAGCTCCTTCACATGGAAAGCCAGCTGCAAGATGTGGATCCTGGTGGGGACCTGGCCACTGTCAACAGCCAGCTGAAGAAGCTGCAG TCGATGGAGTCGCAGGTGGAGGAGTGGTACCGCGAGGTGGGGGAGTTGCAGGCGCAGACGGCAGCGCTGCCCCTGGAGCCGGCTAGCAAGGAGCTGGTGGGCGAGCGGCAGAACGCGGTGGGCGAGCGCCTGGTGCGCCTGCTCGAGCCGCTGCAGGAGCGCCGCCGCCTGCTGCTCGCCTCCAAGGAGCTGCACCAGGTGGCGCACGACCTCGAGGACGAGCTG GCATGGGTCCAGGAGCGACTGCCACTGGCCATGCAGACAGAGCGAGGCAGTGGTTTGCAGGCCGTCCAGCAGTACATCAAAAAGAACCAG GGCCTGCGGCGGGAGATCCAGGCGCACGGGCCGCGCCTGGAGGAGGTGCTGGAGCGCGCGGGCGCCCTGGCGTCGCTGCGCAGCCCCGAGGCTGAGGCCGTGCGCCGCGGCCAGGAGCAGCTGCAGGGCGCCTGGGCCGGGCTGCGGGAGGCAGCCGAGCGGCGGCAGCAGGTGCTCGATGCCGCCTTCCAGGTGGAACAGTACTACTTCGACGTGGCCGAGGTGGAGGCGTGGCTGGGCGAGCAGGAGCTGCTCATGATGAGTGAGGACAAGGGCAAG GACGAACAGAGCACCCTGCAGCTGCTCAAGAAGCACCTGCAGCTGGAGCAGGGAGTGGAGAACTACGAGGAAAGCATCGCGCAGCTGTCGCGCCAGTGCCGGGCGCTTCTGGAGATGGGGCACCCGGACAG CGAGCAGATCAGCCGGCGGCAGTCTCAGGTGGACCGCCTGTACGTGGCGCTCAAGGAGCTGGGCGAGGAGCGCCGGGTGGGCCTGGAGCAGCAGTACTGGCTGTACCAGCTCAGTCGCCAGGTGGACGAGCTCGAGCACTGGATCGCAGAGAAGGAGGTGGTGGCTGGCTCCCCTGAGCTTGGCCAGGACTTTGAGCACGTCACG GTGCTACAGGAGAAATTCTCAGAATTCGCCAGCGAGACTGGCACGGCAGGGCGGGAGCGGCTGGCGGCCGTGAACCAGATGGTGGATGAGCTGATCGAGTGTGGCCACACAGCGGCGGCCACCATGGCCGAGTGGAAGGACGGGCTGAATGAGGCCTGGGCCGAGTTGCTGGAGCTTATGGGCACGCGGGCCCAACTGCTGGCTGCCTCTCGGGAGCTGCATAAGTTCTTCAGTGATGCCCGAGAACTCCAAGGACAGATTGAGGAGAAGCGGAGGCGACTGCCTCGCCTGACCACCCCGCCGGAGCCGAGACCCAGTGCCAGCTCCATGCAGCGGACCCTGCGCGCCTTTGAACATGACCTGCAGCTCCTTGTGTCCCAG GTACGGCAGCTGCAGGAGGGGGCAGCCCAGCTGCGGACGGTGTACGCGGGCGAGCACGCGGAGGCCATCGCCAGCCGAGAGCAGGAGGTGCTGCAAGGCTGGAAGGAGCTGCTGGCAGCCTGTGAGGACGCCCGCCTGCACGTGAGCTCCACGGCCGACGCCCTGCGATTCCACAACCAGGCCCGAGACCTGCTCTCCTGGATGGATGGCATTGCCGGCCAGATTGGGGCAGCTGACAAGCCCAGGTGCCCCTCTTCCCACCTCGGGTTTCCTCCCTGCCTCCGGGCAGCCACTCTGAGCCCCTCCGCAGTCCCCttcccataa